One part of the Lachnospiraceae bacterium JLR.KK002 genome encodes these proteins:
- the zapA gene encoding cell division protein ZapA codes for MSAKTSADVLIGGKIYTLSGYESEDYLQKVANYINNKINEFDEMEQFRRFPVETKSTLVQLNIADDYFKAREQAEKLDRDVREKEKELYELKHELISLRIKAESSEKATAELEKENRKLLLNKAKLESALEDALLGKVKGQAPPEPKAGAGESERQKKGAGEGDTAGQKKSSNGGDAGGQKKSFNGGDAGGQKKVSGRGDAGGQKKISGGEDAGGQKKVPEPVHKDRKKPQGEEKLPDEPKEKEEREHGNYSG; via the coding sequence ATGTCAGCAAAAACAAGTGCCGATGTTTTAATTGGAGGAAAAATTTATACGTTAAGCGGTTACGAGAGCGAAGATTATTTGCAGAAAGTGGCAAATTATATTAATAATAAAATAAATGAATTTGACGAGATGGAACAGTTCCGGCGTTTTCCGGTGGAAACCAAATCCACACTGGTACAGCTGAATATTGCAGATGATTATTTTAAGGCCAGAGAACAGGCAGAGAAGCTGGACCGGGACGTAAGAGAGAAGGAAAAGGAACTGTATGAGTTAAAACATGAATTGATTTCTCTGAGAATTAAGGCAGAGAGCAGTGAAAAGGCAACTGCAGAACTGGAAAAGGAAAACCGGAAGCTCCTTTTGAACAAGGCAAAACTGGAATCCGCTCTGGAAGATGCCCTTCTTGGCAAAGTAAAGGGACAGGCTCCTCCGGAGCCGAAAGCAGGCGCAGGAGAAAGTGAAAGGCAGAAGAAAGGAGCCGGCGAAGGAGATACGGCGGGACAGAAAAAATCATCCAACGGAGGAGACGCGGGCGGACAGAAAAAATCATTCAACGGAGGAGACGCGGGCGGACAGAAAAAAGTATCCGGCAGAGGAGACGCAGGCGGACAGAAAAAAATATCCGGCGGAGAGGACGCAGGCGGACAGAAGAAAGTGCCGGAACCCGTACATAAAGACAGAAAGAAGCCTCAGGGAGAGGAGAAACTGCCGGATGAACCAAAGGAGAAGGAAGAGAGAGAACATGGGAATTATTCCGGCTGA
- a CDS encoding 6-phosphofructokinase, with product MKKNVIVGQSGGPTAAINSSLAGVYRTAKDRGAKKVYGMLHGIQGLLQERYIDLSEHITNELDAELLKRTPAAYLGSCRYKLPEIHEDMGVYEKIFEILNKLDIEAFIYIGGNDSMDTIKKLSDYAIITGQTVRFIGCPKTIDNDLALTDHTPGYGSAAKYIGTSVKEIICDSFCLEYNKGLVTIIEIMGRNAGWLTGAAALAKGEDSTGPDLIYLPELQFDLEKFIAKIRKLLEKKSSVVVAVSEGIKVADGKYVCELGNSVDFVDAFGHKQLSGTAAYLANFVAGEIGCKTRAIELSTLQRSASHSASRVDILEAYQVGGAAVKAADEGDTGKMVVLERISDDPYQSTTAVKDVHKIANDEKLVPRNWVTKDGTYVTDEFVTYVKPLIQGDVSPVMVDGIPRHLYKPGFQEQL from the coding sequence ATGAAAAAAAATGTTATCGTGGGACAGTCAGGCGGTCCTACTGCGGCTATTAATTCAAGTCTTGCAGGGGTATACAGAACAGCAAAGGATCGCGGAGCGAAGAAAGTATATGGAATGCTGCACGGAATTCAGGGGCTTCTTCAGGAACGTTATATAGATCTTTCCGAGCATATCACGAATGAGCTGGATGCGGAACTTTTGAAGCGCACACCGGCTGCATATCTGGGTTCCTGCCGTTATAAGCTGCCGGAAATCCATGAAGATATGGGTGTTTATGAGAAAATTTTTGAGATTTTAAATAAACTTGACATAGAGGCATTTATTTATATCGGCGGAAATGATTCCATGGATACCATTAAGAAATTGTCTGACTATGCCATTATCACCGGACAGACCGTGCGGTTTATCGGATGTCCCAAGACCATTGACAACGATCTGGCGCTGACAGACCATACGCCCGGTTACGGAAGTGCTGCCAAATATATCGGTACCTCGGTAAAAGAGATTATCTGCGACAGCTTCTGTCTGGAATACAACAAGGGACTGGTTACCATTATTGAGATTATGGGACGGAATGCCGGATGGCTGACAGGAGCGGCAGCTCTGGCAAAAGGAGAGGACAGTACCGGTCCGGATCTGATTTATCTTCCGGAACTGCAGTTTGATCTGGAGAAGTTTATTGCCAAAATCCGTAAGCTGCTGGAAAAGAAATCCTCTGTTGTAGTTGCAGTTTCCGAAGGAATCAAGGTTGCAGACGGGAAATATGTATGTGAGCTTGGGAACAGCGTTGATTTTGTGGATGCTTTCGGCCACAAACAGCTTTCCGGAACAGCAGCATACCTGGCAAATTTTGTGGCAGGCGAGATTGGCTGCAAGACCCGCGCCATCGAACTGAGTACTCTGCAGCGTTCCGCTTCCCATTCTGCTTCCCGTGTGGATATTCTGGAAGCATACCAGGTAGGCGGTGCCGCTGTAAAAGCAGCGGATGAGGGAGATACAGGCAAAATGGTAGTGCTGGAACGTATTTCAGATGATCCCTATCAGAGTACCACAGCCGTAAAAGATGTGCATAAGATTGCAAATGATGAGAAACTGGTGCCCAGAAACTGGGTGACAAAAGACGGCACTTATGTGACGGATGAATTTGTAACTTATGTAAAGCCGCTGATACAGGGCGACGTATCACCGGTTATGGTAGACGGAATACCGCGTCACCTGTATAAACCGGGATTTCAGGAACAGCTGTAA
- the miaB gene encoding tRNA (N6-isopentenyl adenosine(37)-C2)-methylthiotransferase MiaB yields MYNNTDLDKISLDMAPPAEEPDRQYYFMAKCRRSLRELEEQAGRSFTFFVQTFGCQMNARDSEKLAGILETVGYKRTDSEEADLVLYNTCTVRENANNKVWGRLGYLNGSRKHNPHKKIVLCGCMMQEPEVIEKLKKSYSFVNLVFGTHNIYKFAELLAASFEQPGMLVDIWKDTDKIVEDLPAERKYFFKSGINIMFGCNNFCSYCIVPYVRGRERSRKPEDILREIEQLAEDGVVEVMLLGQNVNSYGKNLKEPVSFAELLKKIEKIEKIKRIRFMTSHPKDLSDELIEVMGNSKKICRHLHLPLQSGSSRILKEMNRHYDKEQYLALVEKLRRAVPGLALTTDIIVGFPGETEEDFRETMDVVRKVGYESAFTFIYSRRTGTPAASMEQQVLENVVKDRFDRLLKEVQENAARKAGALTGATEPVLVEEVNEQDKTLVTGRLSNNFVVHFPGTSELVGKIVNVKLKECKGFYFYGEMAESFLDRTI; encoded by the coding sequence ATGTATAACAACACAGACCTGGATAAAATAAGTTTAGATATGGCACCGCCCGCAGAAGAACCGGACAGGCAGTACTATTTCATGGCAAAATGCCGCCGCAGTCTCCGGGAACTGGAGGAACAGGCAGGACGTTCCTTTACGTTTTTCGTTCAGACATTCGGCTGTCAGATGAATGCCAGGGATTCCGAAAAACTGGCAGGTATTCTGGAAACTGTGGGGTATAAGCGAACAGACAGTGAGGAAGCGGATCTGGTGCTTTATAACACCTGTACGGTACGGGAAAATGCCAATAACAAGGTATGGGGACGTCTGGGCTATCTGAACGGTTCCCGCAAACACAATCCCCATAAAAAAATTGTTCTCTGCGGCTGTATGATGCAGGAGCCGGAAGTAATTGAAAAATTAAAAAAAAGTTATTCCTTTGTGAATCTGGTTTTTGGTACCCACAATATTTATAAATTTGCGGAATTGCTGGCTGCTTCCTTTGAGCAGCCGGGAATGCTGGTTGATATCTGGAAAGATACGGACAAAATTGTGGAAGATTTGCCGGCAGAGAGAAAATACTTTTTTAAATCAGGAATTAATATCATGTTCGGATGTAACAATTTCTGCAGCTATTGTATTGTGCCTTATGTCCGCGGCCGGGAACGGAGCCGAAAACCGGAAGATATTCTCCGGGAAATCGAGCAGCTTGCAGAAGACGGAGTGGTGGAAGTAATGCTGCTGGGACAGAATGTGAATTCTTATGGAAAGAACTTAAAGGAACCTGTAAGTTTTGCAGAATTATTAAAAAAAATAGAGAAAATCGAAAAAATTAAACGTATCCGGTTCATGACTTCCCACCCGAAAGACCTGTCGGATGAACTGATTGAAGTGATGGGGAACTCGAAAAAGATTTGCAGACACCTTCATCTTCCCCTCCAGTCCGGAAGCAGCCGGATTTTGAAGGAAATGAACCGCCATTATGATAAAGAGCAGTATCTTGCACTGGTGGAAAAACTTCGCAGGGCAGTGCCGGGGCTTGCCCTTACCACAGACATTATTGTGGGATTTCCGGGAGAGACGGAAGAAGATTTCCGGGAAACCATGGATGTGGTGCGTAAGGTGGGATATGAAAGTGCCTTTACCTTTATTTATTCCAGGCGGACCGGGACTCCGGCGGCGTCCATGGAACAGCAGGTACTGGAAAATGTGGTAAAGGACAGGTTTGACCGGCTGCTGAAAGAAGTGCAGGAAAATGCTGCCCGAAAGGCAGGGGCCCTTACCGGAGCCACAGAACCTGTTCTGGTAGAAGAGGTGAATGAGCAGGATAAAACCCTGGTAACCGGAAGACTCAGCAATAATTTTGTGGTACATTTCCCTGGAACCAGTGAACTGGTTGGAAAAATCGTAAACGTGAAGTTAAAGGAATGTAAGGGATTTTATTTTTACGGTGAAATGGCGGAATCCTTTTTGGACCGTACAATCTGA
- the ruvA gene encoding Holliday junction branch migration protein RuvA: MYSYLKGELVEILDDMIVVEVNDIGYEVHIPASMTDHFTGTGQTVKVYTYLHVKEEVMELYGFLTRDDRNIFRLLLGVSGIGPKGALAVLSVMTPDDLRFAVLGEDAKAIAKAPGIGSKTAQRVILELKDRLKLEDVLELKTAHVAAEQAESLSGIKSEAVQALTALGYSSSEALKSVNSVEFTPDITVEEVLKAALKQMALL; this comes from the coding sequence ATGTATTCTTATCTGAAAGGTGAACTGGTTGAGATTCTGGATGATATGATTGTAGTGGAAGTGAATGATATCGGTTACGAGGTTCATATTCCTGCCAGTATGACAGACCATTTTACCGGAACCGGCCAGACAGTTAAAGTTTATACTTACCTTCATGTAAAAGAAGAAGTAATGGAGCTGTACGGGTTTCTCACCAGAGATGACCGGAACATTTTCCGGCTGCTGCTGGGAGTCAGCGGAATAGGCCCCAAAGGCGCACTGGCGGTGTTGTCGGTAATGACGCCGGACGATTTGCGTTTTGCGGTGCTGGGAGAGGATGCAAAAGCTATTGCAAAAGCTCCGGGAATCGGCAGCAAGACAGCGCAGAGAGTGATTCTTGAGTTAAAGGACAGGTTAAAGTTAGAAGATGTCCTGGAGCTGAAAACCGCCCATGTGGCAGCAGAACAGGCAGAATCCCTTTCCGGAATAAAGAGCGAAGCTGTTCAGGCACTGACTGCCCTGGGGTATTCCTCTTCAGAAGCCTTAAAGTCGGTAAACAGCGTGGAATTTACCCCGGATATTACCGTAGAAGAGGTGCTGAAGGCAGCTTTAAAGCAGATGGCATTGCTGTAG
- a CDS encoding U32 family peptidase, which produces MMNRTGKKTELLSPAGSFDILKAVALAGADAVYAAGQRFGARAYADNLTEKELLEGLDYLHLKGKRLYLTVNTLLKHRELEKLYEYLCPLYESGLDGVIVQDMGVLHFVREHFPELPIHASTQMNITGAYGAKLLLEAGCSRIVTARELSLEEISNIYKTTGAEIESFVHGALCYSYSGQCLLSSMIGGRSGNRGRCAQPCRLPWELCNSRGESLYGSPGGSKRESARKQKGTYLLSPRDLCAIELIPRLIQSGVYSFKIEGRMKQAEYAAGVTAMYRKYIDLYEEHPEEPYKVSGEDKTILRNLGSRCGFTDGYYTRHNGKSMITFSKPSHEKHAMRLPEPAQQEHKEKIKGILRVSAGNPLYLVLEYKDIRTEVTGEQVQPAQNQPLTQETVLDKMKRTGNTPFVFEELQVELEGQAFVSAGAFNRIRREGLSKLQEEILRKYRRTVRKPEQAEPAASRKITSEQTEASSSVPELLEKAQHQIPEIRVLTETPEQFQAALEQPEVSRIYPDFVTGFGNQFAEQLSVLSGQAHEAGKECWPALPYIFRMETARQFERCWPEIETAGPDGYLVRNYEEIQFLKERGVSPERMQGDYSLYVFSGEALQEFSELHLSQFTLPAELNVQELKEHDCRTGEMILYGYQPLMVSSQCVHKNTAGCSRKETLSYLKDRYGKLFPVKNRCQDCYNVIYNISPLSLFHHMGEISSLRPAGLRLSFTMENRKETEDIFVLLRQACSGNSGRQLCPENYTNGHFKRGVE; this is translated from the coding sequence ATGATGAACAGAACCGGAAAAAAGACGGAACTTTTATCCCCGGCAGGTTCTTTTGATATATTAAAGGCAGTGGCCCTGGCAGGAGCAGATGCAGTATATGCGGCGGGGCAGCGGTTTGGAGCCAGAGCCTATGCGGATAATCTTACGGAAAAAGAACTGCTGGAAGGACTGGACTACCTTCACCTTAAGGGAAAACGCCTGTATCTTACGGTAAACACCCTGTTAAAACACAGGGAACTGGAAAAACTGTACGAGTATCTCTGTCCCCTTTATGAATCGGGCCTGGACGGAGTAATTGTACAGGATATGGGCGTACTGCATTTTGTACGGGAGCATTTTCCGGAACTTCCCATTCATGCCAGTACCCAGATGAACATTACGGGAGCTTACGGGGCGAAACTGCTGCTGGAAGCAGGATGCAGCCGGATTGTCACTGCCAGGGAACTGTCTCTGGAAGAAATTTCCAATATATATAAAACTACCGGAGCAGAGATTGAGAGCTTTGTCCATGGAGCTCTCTGTTACAGCTATTCCGGACAATGTCTGCTGAGCAGCATGATTGGCGGGAGAAGCGGGAACCGGGGCAGATGCGCCCAGCCCTGCCGTCTGCCCTGGGAACTCTGTAACAGCAGGGGAGAGTCCTTGTACGGAAGTCCCGGAGGAAGTAAAAGAGAGTCTGCCAGAAAGCAGAAAGGGACTTACCTGCTCAGTCCCAGAGATTTATGTGCCATTGAACTGATTCCCAGGCTGATTCAGAGCGGAGTATATTCCTTTAAAATCGAAGGGCGGATGAAGCAGGCGGAGTATGCTGCAGGCGTTACTGCAATGTATCGGAAGTACATTGACCTTTATGAGGAACATCCGGAAGAACCATATAAAGTGTCCGGGGAGGACAAAACAATTTTGCGGAATCTCGGCAGCCGCTGCGGCTTTACGGACGGATATTATACCAGACATAACGGGAAAAGCATGATAACATTTTCAAAACCTTCCCATGAAAAGCATGCGATGCGGCTGCCGGAACCTGCGCAGCAGGAGCATAAAGAAAAAATAAAGGGAATCTTAAGAGTTTCAGCAGGAAATCCCCTTTATCTTGTGCTAGAATATAAAGATATACGGACAGAAGTGACGGGGGAACAGGTGCAGCCAGCCCAAAACCAGCCCCTGACTCAGGAAACGGTGCTGGATAAAATGAAAAGGACCGGAAATACACCTTTTGTATTTGAAGAACTTCAGGTGGAGCTGGAAGGACAGGCTTTTGTTTCCGCAGGCGCTTTTAACCGGATTCGCCGGGAAGGGCTGTCAAAACTTCAGGAAGAAATTCTGAGAAAATACCGAAGGACTGTCCGGAAACCGGAACAGGCAGAACCTGCGGCTTCCCGGAAAATCACATCGGAACAGACAGAGGCATCTTCTTCTGTACCGGAATTATTGGAGAAGGCGCAGCATCAGATTCCGGAAATCCGCGTACTGACAGAAACACCGGAACAGTTTCAGGCTGCACTGGAACAGCCGGAAGTATCCCGGATTTATCCGGATTTTGTAACAGGTTTCGGGAATCAGTTTGCAGAGCAGCTGTCCGTTTTGTCGGGACAGGCCCATGAAGCAGGAAAAGAATGCTGGCCTGCGCTGCCTTATATTTTCCGTATGGAAACGGCCCGGCAGTTTGAAAGATGCTGGCCGGAGATTGAAACAGCAGGCCCGGACGGGTATCTGGTAAGAAATTATGAGGAGATTCAATTTCTGAAAGAGCGAGGCGTGAGTCCGGAACGAATGCAGGGAGATTACAGCCTGTATGTATTTTCCGGAGAAGCCTTACAGGAATTTTCCGAACTTCATCTGTCTCAGTTTACCCTTCCGGCAGAACTGAATGTTCAGGAGTTAAAGGAGCATGACTGCAGAACCGGGGAGATGATTCTCTATGGGTATCAGCCTCTGATGGTGAGCAGCCAGTGTGTACATAAGAATACGGCCGGATGCAGCCGGAAAGAAACTCTCTCTTATCTGAAAGACCGGTATGGAAAGCTGTTTCCGGTGAAAAACCGCTGCCAGGACTGTTACAACGTGATTTACAACATCAGTCCGCTGTCCCTGTTCCATCATATGGGGGAAATATCTTCCCTGCGGCCGGCAGGACTCCGGCTTTCCTTTACCATGGAGAACCGGAAAGAGACGGAAGATATTTTTGTTCTCCTGCGGCAGGCATGTTCCGGAAATTCAGGCAGGCAGCTTTGTCCGGAAAATTATACAAACGGTCATTTTAAGCGAGGAGTCGAATAG
- the ruvB gene encoding Holliday junction branch migration DNA helicase RuvB: MEKRVISTQIQEEDLKIETSLRPRRLEEYIGQEKAKKTLKIYIEAARGRKESLDHVLFYGPPGLGKTTLAGIIANEMGVHMKITSGPAIGKPGEMAAILSGLQEGDILFVDEIHRLNRQVEEVLYPAMEDYVIDIMIGKGAGARSIRLDLPHFTLVGATTRAGLLSAPLRDRFGVIHHLEFYNPEELKTIVLHSARKLEVEIDEEGAFELARRSRGTPRLANRLLKRVRDFAQVKYDGKITREVAVFALDLLEVDKFGLDQNDRNILMTMIEKFQGGPVGLDTLAAALGEDSGTIEDVYEPYLVKNGFINRTPKGRMVTDFAYGHFGIAK, encoded by the coding sequence ATGGAAAAACGTGTGATTTCCACTCAGATTCAGGAAGAAGACCTGAAAATAGAGACCAGTCTGCGGCCCCGGCGGCTGGAGGAATATATTGGACAGGAAAAAGCGAAGAAAACGCTGAAAATTTATATTGAAGCGGCCAGAGGACGGAAAGAGTCTCTGGACCATGTGCTCTTTTACGGGCCTCCCGGACTGGGCAAAACCACCCTGGCCGGAATTATTGCAAATGAGATGGGAGTACATATGAAAATCACCTCCGGACCGGCCATAGGAAAGCCCGGAGAAATGGCGGCCATTTTAAGCGGGCTGCAGGAAGGGGACATTCTGTTTGTGGATGAAATCCATCGCCTGAACCGTCAGGTGGAAGAAGTGCTTTATCCTGCCATGGAAGATTATGTAATTGATATTATGATTGGAAAAGGAGCCGGCGCCCGTTCCATCCGCCTGGATCTGCCCCACTTCACCCTGGTGGGCGCAACCACACGGGCGGGTCTCCTTTCCGCACCTCTGAGAGACCGTTTCGGCGTGATACATCATCTGGAATTTTATAATCCGGAGGAATTAAAGACGATTGTTCTGCATTCTGCCCGGAAGCTGGAAGTGGAAATTGACGAAGAAGGAGCGTTTGAGCTGGCAAGGCGCTCCAGAGGCACACCAAGACTGGCTAACCGCCTGCTGAAACGGGTGCGTGACTTTGCTCAGGTGAAATACGACGGGAAAATCACCAGGGAAGTGGCAGTATTTGCACTGGATTTACTGGAAGTGGATAAATTTGGTCTGGACCAGAACGACCGGAATATTTTAATGACCATGATAGAAAAATTTCAGGGAGGCCCGGTAGGGCTTGATACCCTGGCAGCGGCTCTGGGGGAAGATTCCGGAACCATCGAAGATGTATACGAACCTTATCTGGTAAAAAACGGCTTTATCAACCGTACGCCCAAAGGACGAATGGTGACGGATTTTGCCTACGGGCACTTTGGAATTGCAAAATAA